The genomic window TCAGATTCAAACCGTCATCAACCGGCTCGTCGATATGGCTCACGGCGCCGAGTACGGCACCCGTGAATACCTGGCCGGCAAGCAGATGACCGACCTCGGCGTCAAGGTGCCCCGGCGCAGCGACCAGCCGTTAGCCGGCCTGCGCATCTTGGTGGTGGACGACGACCTCGGCGTCTGCCGCTCGCTGCGCGACCTGCTGACGGCGGAGGGCTGCGAGGTGATGACCGCCGGCAACGGCCTCGAAGCCTTGCGCGTGCTCGATCACTTCACGGCCGATCTGGTGCTCTCGGACGTGGTGATGCCGGATCTCGACGGTTACGACCTGTTCATGGAGATCAAGCGGCGCGGCCAGACCCCGGTGATTCTGATGACCGGCTACTACTACGACCGCGACCACGTGATAAAGCGCAGCCGCTTGGAAGGGCTGGAGAACGTCCTGTTCAAGAAGCCCGTCGATCCCGAGCGGCTCAAGGTAGCGATTCTAGAGCGCTGCCGGCCGGAGAAGTTGCCGCCGCCGGCACCGGCGTAACGGGAGTCGTTCGCGGTTGTCTCGTGACCGTCGGCGACTTGGTCGGCGCCGGCTGCAAGCGCATCACCAGCGGTCCGCCCGCGGTCTCAATCCGCACTTGCTGCGGCGCAATCTCGGCCACGCGGCCCAAGCCCGCTACCTCGTCCCCCAAACGATAGAGCGCGCTCACCCCGTGAGGGTCCTCGATGGCGGCGTACATGGTCTGGCCGCCCGCCGCGACCCCGGCCAGACGGAAGCTGGCAATCGTGGGCGCGGGCACCTGGCCGGGCGCTGCCGCGACGTGGGCAGCGGTTGGCGAACCCGCGGGCGGCGGCGTTTCAAGCACCGCCGGCTGGCGTTGCCACAGCAAGAGGAGCACCCCGGCGAGAACAGCAAGGGCGAGCAGGGCAGGAATATATCGGCGCATCACCGGCAAACTCAGTCGTGCCCCGTGCTCTTAGTGCCTTCGCCGCCAGAAGTCGAACTGTCAGGCTGGACGCGGCCGCCGAGGACCGAGGCGGCTCAGGACATCTTCCACGACCTCGACGAACCGTGGCGCCAGCGCCTGTCCAAGCGCTCCACAATCAGATCCGCCAGCAGCGCTCGCGACTCAGCCGGCGGGCTGAACTTCCAAGAATCCTCAAGGGGCGGTCATCCGCCGCAACCCAAACGTGATGCTGCACTGGCGGCGCGCAAAGACGCGCGCCAGTGAGCATCGGCGTTCAGATGCGGCTAGGCGCACGCCGTTGACGGCAGGGCGGAAACCCTCTCTATCAGCCGCTGCACCTCGCTGTGTCGCGCCCGCTTCGGGCCCGGCAAGGCGGCGGGCCCGCTTCAGTGCCGGCACACGCCGGTGTTGCGGGCGGCGTCTGCCACTGCCCGGCCGATGCGCTGGGCGATGGCGCGGTCGAGCGGATCGGGCAGAATCCGTTCGGGTGTTGGCTCGATGACGGCGCTCGCCAGCGCATGCGCCGCGGCCATCTTCATCTCTTCGTTGATGCAACGCGCGCCGGCATCGAGAGCGCCGCGAAAGACTCCAGGGAACGCCAACACGTTGTTGATCTGGTTGGGAAAGTCGCTGCGGCCGGTTCCGATCACCACAGCTCCGCCGGCACGAGCGGCCTCGGGCATGATCTCCGGGGTCGGGTTGGCCATGGCGAAGACGATCGGCTCTCGATGCATCGAGCGCACCATCGCGGCCGTCACCAAGTTGGCCTGCGACAGGCCGATGAACACATGCGCCCCGGCGAGGGCGTCGGCCAGCGTACCGCTAAGACAGCGGCGGTTGGTGCGCGCGGCCATCTCGCGCTTGTGCGGATTGAGGTCGCTTCGGCCCGGGTGGACGATTCCCTGCGAGTCGCAGAGGATCAGATCACCGGGCGCCGGACAGATGCCGGTCCGGCCACACTCCAAGATCAGCCGGGCACAGGCGATGGCGGCCGCACCGCTGCCGCTGAACACAATAGTACAATCGGCCGGTGACCGGCGGATCACCTTGAGTGCGTTCAGTAGCGCCGCCAGCACGACGATCGCGGTGCCGTGTTGATCGTCGTGAAACACCGGAATGCCTAGGTCTTGCAGCTGCGCCTCGACGTCGAAGCAGCGCGGGGCGGCGATGTCTTCCAAGTTGATGCCGCCAAATACCGGTGCGACCGCACGCACGATGCGCACGATTGCATCAACGTCCTGCGTCGCCAGGCAGAGCGGAAAAGCATCGACGCCGGCGAACTCCTT from Deltaproteobacteria bacterium includes these protein-coding regions:
- a CDS encoding NADP-dependent malic enzyme, translating into MDDLNREAVALHDRLHGKLEVKSKVELRTRRDLSLAYTPGVAQVCLEIAQDPARVFDLTMKRNTVAVISDGSAILGLGNLGAAAALPVMEGKAVLFKEFAGVDAFPLCLATQDVDAIVRIVRAVAPVFGGINLEDIAAPRCFDVEAQLQDLGIPVFHDDQHGTAIVVLAALLNALKVIRRSPADCTIVFSGSGAAAIACARLILECGRTGICPAPGDLILCDSQGIVHPGRSDLNPHKREMAARTNRRCLSGTLADALAGAHVFIGLSQANLVTAAMVRSMHREPIVFAMANPTPEIMPEAARAGGAVVIGTGRSDFPNQINNVLAFPGVFRGALDAGARCINEEMKMAAAHALASAVIEPTPERILPDPLDRAIAQRIGRAVADAARNTGVCRH